A genomic window from Rhizobium sp. 007 includes:
- a CDS encoding YitT family protein — protein sequence MAQRIGALGFWNTSATRHTPLEDVQGIFSGSLVSALGLYVLASAGLLTGSTAGIAFLLHYTFGVNFGLAFFLLNLPFFYLSWKRLGIAFTIKTFVAIGLTSVLADVQSRFFEISSIHPAWAALLGGLLLGFGLLALYRHRASLGGVGILGIYMQERFGIRAGLVQLSVDMCVLAAAFFVTTPPVVIYSVLGAVVLNLFLTINHRADRYIAL from the coding sequence ATGGCTCAACGCATCGGTGCCCTCGGTTTCTGGAACACCAGCGCAACGCGCCATACGCCGCTCGAAGATGTGCAGGGCATATTCTCCGGCAGCCTCGTGTCTGCACTCGGCCTTTATGTGCTCGCCAGCGCCGGGCTTCTCACCGGCAGTACGGCCGGCATCGCCTTCCTGCTGCACTATACTTTTGGCGTGAATTTCGGCCTTGCCTTCTTCCTGCTCAACCTGCCGTTTTTCTATCTCTCCTGGAAGCGTCTCGGCATCGCCTTCACGATAAAGACCTTTGTCGCCATCGGTCTCACGTCGGTGCTTGCCGATGTGCAGTCGCGTTTTTTTGAGATTTCCAGCATCCATCCGGCCTGGGCAGCGCTACTCGGCGGCCTGCTGCTCGGCTTCGGCCTACTTGCACTTTACCGCCACCGCGCCAGTCTCGGCGGCGTTGGCATTCTCGGCATCTACATGCAGGAGCGTTTCGGCATCCGCGCCGGTCTCGTGCAGCTTTCCGTCGACATGTGCGTGCTTGCCGCCGCCTTTTTCGTCACTACGCCGCCGGTGGTCATCTATTCCGTTCTCGGCGCGGTCGTCCTCAATCTCTTCCTGACCATCAACCACCGCGCGGATCGTTATATCGCGCTGTAA
- a CDS encoding carboxymuconolactone decarboxylase family protein, translated as MQARFNFAKASPEAYKAVAALEQYVQSSGLERRFIHLIKLRASQINGCAYCVDMHVKEARHDGLGEQWINLICTWKESPVYDAKERALLGWVDAVTKIAETGAPDADFEALKAHFSEEEVTKITVAIGTINVWNRLAVGFRSQHPIDQPAKAA; from the coding sequence ATGCAGGCACGTTTCAACTTCGCAAAGGCCTCGCCGGAAGCCTACAAGGCGGTTGCCGCCCTGGAGCAATATGTCCAGAGCTCCGGCCTCGAGCGCCGCTTCATCCACCTCATCAAGCTGCGCGCCTCGCAGATCAACGGCTGCGCTTACTGCGTCGACATGCACGTCAAGGAAGCCCGCCATGACGGCCTTGGCGAACAGTGGATCAACCTGATCTGCACCTGGAAGGAATCGCCAGTCTATGACGCGAAGGAACGCGCCCTGCTCGGCTGGGTCGATGCTGTCACGAAGATCGCGGAGACCGGCGCACCCGATGCGGACTTCGAAGCCCTCAAAGCGCATTTCAGCGAGGAGGAAGTCACCAAAATTACGGTGGCGATCGGCACGATCAACGTCTGGAACCGGCTGGCCGTCGGCTTCCGCAGCCAGCATCCGATCGATCAGCCGGCGAAGGCTGCTTGA
- a CDS encoding Rrf2 family transcriptional regulator, protein MKMGDGVEQAIHSVAMLSGLSEGGVLSAAAIAEFHGVSTSYLLKHLQALSGAGILDTVPGPKGGYKLAKVPEGISLLDIVLAVEGPAPAFRCGEIRQRGPNPLPQRYFAKPCQISAAMQKAERAYRTELAKISIADILIELSAADDGGIAARGCAFLETHERKKAR, encoded by the coding sequence ATGAAAATGGGTGACGGCGTCGAACAGGCGATCCACAGCGTCGCGATGCTTTCCGGGCTTTCGGAAGGCGGCGTGCTGTCGGCGGCTGCGATCGCAGAGTTTCATGGCGTTTCGACGAGTTACCTGCTGAAGCACCTGCAGGCGCTGTCCGGCGCGGGCATTCTCGACACGGTGCCGGGACCGAAGGGCGGATACAAGCTTGCGAAAGTTCCAGAGGGTATTTCCCTGCTCGATATCGTGCTTGCCGTCGAAGGACCGGCACCAGCGTTCCGCTGTGGGGAAATCCGCCAGCGCGGGCCAAACCCGCTGCCGCAGCGCTATTTCGCCAAGCCCTGCCAGATCAGCGCTGCGATGCAGAAAGCCGAGCGCGCCTACCGCACCGAACTCGCCAAGATCAGTATCGCCGACATCCTGATCGAGCTTTCCGCCGCAGATGATGGCGGGATCGCCGCACGCGGCTGCGCATTCCTTGAGACCCACGAACGCAAAAAGGCTCGCTGA
- a CDS encoding YitT family protein: MAEKAALAGLVNSSSDRHSLFDDAQGLVAGSMLAVLGVSLLSSAGLLAGGTAGMAFLLHYATGWSFGLCFFAVNLPFYYLAFRRLGPAFTVKTFVAIALTSVLSEIAPRFIGLSHVDPVAGALFGGLVIGAGMLALFRHRASLGGIGILALYIQDRFGWRAGFVQLGFDGLVLALSFFVASPFIIACSVLGAVVLNLTLAINHRKDRYIAM; this comes from the coding sequence ATGGCAGAAAAAGCCGCTCTCGCCGGACTTGTGAACTCGTCGTCGGACAGACACTCGCTTTTCGATGACGCACAGGGACTTGTGGCGGGCAGCATGCTCGCTGTGCTCGGCGTCTCGCTTCTCTCCAGCGCCGGCCTTCTGGCAGGCGGCACGGCGGGCATGGCATTCCTGCTGCACTATGCGACGGGCTGGAGCTTCGGCCTCTGCTTCTTTGCGGTGAACCTGCCGTTTTATTATCTCGCCTTCCGCCGCCTCGGCCCCGCCTTCACAGTCAAGACTTTTGTGGCGATTGCACTTACCTCCGTGCTTTCGGAAATCGCGCCGCGTTTCATCGGGCTCTCGCACGTCGATCCCGTCGCCGGTGCTCTCTTCGGCGGCCTGGTCATCGGCGCGGGCATGCTGGCGCTGTTCCGCCATCGCGCAAGCCTCGGCGGTATCGGCATCCTGGCGCTTTACATCCAGGATCGCTTCGGCTGGCGCGCAGGCTTCGTTCAGCTCGGTTTCGATGGCCTCGTCCTGGCGCTCTCCTTCTTCGTCGCCAGCCCCTTCATCATCGCCTGCTCGGTGCTCGGCGCCGTGGTGCTCAACCTCACGCTCGCCATCAACCATCGCAAGGACCGCTATATCGCCATGTGA
- a CDS encoding ligase-associated DNA damage response DEXH box helicase: MDQIDTEARAALPAPFIRWFAEKGWRPRAHQLELLARAEAGESTLLIAPTGAGKTLAGFLPALTDLTRRGKRRPGAAFKGIHTLYVSPLKALAVDIERNLMKPVGEMGLPVTVENRTGDTPNAKRQRQKLNPPDILLTTPEQVALLLANKEAERFFKDLKYVVFDELHSLVTSKRGHMLSLGLARLRRLAPGLSTIGLSATVAEPIDLQKWLVAQEEGRERHAGLVTVEGGAKPDISILSTDEHIPWAGHSARYAIPDIYRQLTEHQTTLLFVNTRSQAEMLFQELWTVNEENLPIALHHGSLDVAQRRKVEAAMAANRLRAVVATSTLDLGIDWGDVDLVIHVGAPKGASRLAQRIGRANHRMDEPSKAILVPANRFEVMECQAALDANYIGAQDTPPVGRGALDALAQHVLGMACAEPFDMLELYDEVRSASPYADLSWETFEQIVDFVATGGYALRTYERYARIRKTKEGLWRVSNPQVAQQYRLNLGTIVESPMLNIRMVKRGETGKIGRGGGTLGKVEEYFLEQLSAGDTFIFSGKVLRFEGIRENEALVSQAFSFDPKIPSYAGGKFPLSTYLADQVRSMLADPDRWHRLPDQVRDWLSLQKDKSMLPKRDELLIETFPRGSRAYMVAYPFEGRLAHQTLGMLLTRRLERAGAKPLGFVATDYSLGIWGLEDMGLMIRNDRLGLSDLFDEDMLGDDLEAWLDESFLLKRTFRNCAVIAGLIERRHPGKEKTGRQVTVSADLIYDVLRSHEPDHILLQATRQDAASGLLDISRLGDMLRRIKGHITHRALDHISPLAVPVMLEIGKEPVHGEGHDAVLAEAAGDLIAEAMA; encoded by the coding sequence GTGGACCAGATCGATACCGAAGCCCGCGCCGCCTTGCCCGCCCCCTTCATCCGCTGGTTCGCGGAAAAGGGTTGGCGGCCGCGCGCTCATCAGCTGGAATTGCTGGCCCGCGCCGAAGCAGGCGAAAGCACGCTGCTGATCGCGCCGACCGGCGCCGGCAAGACGCTTGCCGGTTTCCTGCCGGCGCTGACCGATCTCACCCGCCGCGGCAAGCGCCGGCCGGGTGCCGCCTTTAAAGGCATCCACACGCTCTATGTTTCGCCGCTGAAGGCACTTGCCGTCGATATCGAGCGCAACCTCATGAAGCCGGTAGGGGAGATGGGACTGCCCGTCACCGTGGAGAACCGCACCGGCGATACGCCGAACGCCAAGCGACAGCGCCAGAAGCTCAATCCGCCCGATATCCTGCTGACGACGCCGGAGCAGGTAGCGCTTTTGCTCGCCAACAAGGAAGCCGAACGCTTCTTCAAGGACTTGAAGTATGTCGTTTTCGACGAGCTCCATTCTCTGGTCACGTCGAAGCGTGGCCACATGCTCTCCCTTGGTCTTGCCCGGCTACGCCGCCTTGCGCCAGGCCTCAGCACCATCGGCCTCTCCGCCACGGTTGCCGAACCGATCGACCTGCAGAAATGGCTGGTTGCGCAGGAGGAGGGCAGGGAACGGCACGCAGGTCTCGTGACCGTCGAAGGCGGCGCCAAGCCGGATATCTCGATCCTTTCGACGGATGAGCACATCCCCTGGGCCGGCCATTCCGCCAGATACGCAATCCCCGATATCTACAGGCAGCTGACCGAGCATCAAACGACGCTGCTTTTCGTCAACACGCGATCGCAGGCCGAGATGCTTTTCCAGGAACTCTGGACGGTCAACGAGGAAAACCTGCCGATCGCTTTGCATCACGGCTCGCTCGATGTCGCCCAGCGCCGCAAGGTGGAGGCCGCGATGGCGGCTAACAGGCTGCGCGCTGTCGTCGCCACCTCGACGCTCGATCTCGGGATCGACTGGGGCGATGTCGATCTCGTCATCCATGTCGGTGCGCCGAAGGGTGCCTCGCGCCTTGCCCAGCGCATCGGCCGTGCCAATCACCGCATGGACGAGCCCTCCAAGGCGATCCTCGTTCCCGCCAACCGTTTCGAGGTCATGGAATGCCAGGCAGCCCTCGACGCCAACTATATCGGCGCACAGGACACCCCGCCCGTCGGCCGCGGCGCGCTCGATGCGCTTGCCCAGCACGTGCTCGGCATGGCCTGCGCCGAACCCTTCGATATGCTGGAACTCTACGATGAGGTGAGGAGCGCCTCGCCCTATGCCGATCTCTCCTGGGAAACCTTCGAGCAGATCGTCGATTTCGTCGCAACCGGCGGCTATGCGCTGCGCACCTACGAACGATATGCGCGCATCCGCAAAACGAAGGAGGGCCTCTGGCGTGTCTCCAATCCGCAGGTTGCCCAGCAGTACCGCTTGAATCTCGGCACCATCGTCGAAAGCCCCATGCTGAACATCCGGATGGTGAAGCGCGGCGAGACAGGCAAGATTGGCCGCGGCGGCGGAACCCTCGGCAAGGTGGAGGAATATTTTCTCGAACAGCTTTCTGCGGGAGACACCTTCATCTTCTCAGGCAAGGTACTCCGCTTCGAAGGCATCCGCGAAAACGAGGCGCTTGTCTCCCAGGCCTTCTCCTTTGATCCGAAAATCCCGTCCTATGCCGGCGGCAAGTTTCCGCTTTCGACCTATCTTGCCGACCAGGTGCGATCGATGCTCGCCGATCCCGACCGTTGGCACCGTCTGCCGGATCAGGTCCGCGACTGGCTGTCGCTGCAGAAGGACAAGTCGATGCTCCCGAAGCGCGACGAACTGCTGATCGAGACTTTTCCGCGCGGCAGCCGCGCCTACATGGTGGCCTATCCATTCGAGGGCCGCCTCGCGCATCAGACGCTCGGCATGCTGCTTACCCGGCGCCTGGAGCGGGCCGGCGCCAAGCCGCTCGGTTTCGTCGCAACAGATTATTCGCTCGGCATCTGGGGGCTGGAAGACATGGGCCTGATGATCCGCAACGACCGTCTCGGCCTTTCCGATCTCTTCGATGAGGATATGCTCGGTGACGATCTCGAAGCCTGGCTCGACGAATCTTTCCTGCTGAAGCGCACCTTCCGCAATTGTGCCGTGATTGCAGGCTTGATCGAGCGCCGTCACCCTGGCAAGGAAAAGACCGGACGGCAGGTCACCGTGTCCGCCGATCTGATCTACGACGTGCTGCGCAGCCACGAGCCGGACCATATCCTGCTACAGGCGACGCGCCAGGATGCAGCGAGCGGCCTTTTGGATATTTCCCGGCTTGGCGATATGCTGAGACGAATCAAGGGCCACATTACGCATCGCGCGCTGGATCATATTTCCCCGCTCGCAGTGCCGGTGATGCTGGAGATCGGCAAGGAGCCTGTTCACGGCGAGGGCCACGATGCCGTGCTCGCCGAAGCGGCCGGGGATCTGATCGCCGAAGCCATGGCTTGA
- the pdeM gene encoding ligase-associated DNA damage response endonuclease PdeM, producing the protein MNRLALARELNGLVPMPGVETGVHGVAAVCDPLGALYLPDAGVLVVSDLHLEKGAAFARRGMLLPPYDTLATLTVLCAVITRYNPKLVVSLGDNFHDRVGSAHLPETFRSLIDNMARGREWIWINGNHDPDGTVDLPGSSVDEMHYAGLTFRHEPKGGRQSGEIAGHLHPAATVRRREKAVRRPCFATDGARLLMPAFGVMTGGLDLGHKALTGLFDRSSLVAHLLGRDRIYSVRFGNLRS; encoded by the coding sequence ATGAACCGCCTGGCGCTTGCGCGTGAATTGAACGGATTGGTCCCGATGCCGGGCGTCGAAACCGGTGTTCATGGCGTTGCGGCCGTCTGCGATCCGCTCGGCGCGCTCTACCTGCCGGATGCCGGCGTCCTCGTCGTTTCCGACCTTCATCTCGAAAAGGGCGCCGCCTTCGCCCGTCGCGGCATGTTGTTGCCGCCTTACGACACGCTGGCGACGCTGACGGTGCTGTGCGCCGTCATCACCCGCTACAATCCGAAGCTTGTCGTCTCCCTCGGCGACAATTTCCACGACCGCGTCGGCTCGGCGCATCTACCGGAGACCTTCCGCTCCCTGATCGACAATATGGCCCGCGGCCGCGAATGGATCTGGATCAACGGCAATCACGACCCTGACGGCACGGTCGATCTGCCCGGCTCTTCGGTCGATGAAATGCATTACGCCGGCCTGACCTTCCGTCACGAGCCGAAAGGTGGGCGGCAAAGCGGTGAAATCGCCGGTCACCTGCACCCCGCGGCCACCGTCCGCCGCCGGGAAAAAGCCGTCCGCCGCCCCTGCTTCGCCACCGACGGCGCCCGCCTCCTCATGCCCGCCTTCGGCGTCATGACCGGCGGACTGGATCTCGGACACAAGGCGTTGACGGGCCTGTTCGACAGGTCGTCCCTGGTCGCTCATCTTCTGGGGCGGGATCGGATTTATTCGGTGAGATTCGGGAATTTGCGCAGCTGA
- a CDS encoding transglycosylase SLT domain-containing protein: MRTRTLLVLVLLALAAGCATAPRQTRNICAVFEQRNGFFSNWQHAAERAEKKYAVPVPILMATMYVESGFQPNARPPRTKLFGFIPWTRPSTAYGYSQALDGTWDHYQSATGNWAARRTNFADAIDFIGWYHYSNSQATGIQLNDAYRLYIAYYSGPKGYKRGDWRSNAQLQKTAQRFADMAATYQRQLQGCN; this comes from the coding sequence TTGCGTACCCGTACTCTTCTCGTCCTGGTGCTGCTGGCGCTCGCCGCCGGCTGCGCCACGGCGCCTCGTCAGACCAGAAACATCTGCGCCGTCTTCGAACAGCGCAACGGCTTCTTCAGCAACTGGCAGCACGCGGCCGAGCGCGCCGAGAAGAAATACGCCGTGCCGGTGCCGATCCTGATGGCGACGATGTATGTGGAATCCGGTTTCCAGCCGAACGCCCGCCCGCCGCGCACGAAGCTTTTTGGCTTCATTCCCTGGACGCGTCCGTCGACCGCCTACGGCTATTCGCAGGCGCTCGACGGCACCTGGGACCACTATCAGTCGGCGACCGGCAATTGGGCTGCGCGGCGCACCAATTTTGCCGACGCGATCGACTTCATCGGCTGGTACCACTACAGCAACAGCCAGGCGACGGGCATCCAGCTCAACGACGCCTACAGGCTCTACATCGCTTACTATTCGGGGCCGAAGGGTTACAAGCGCGGCGACTGGCGCTCGAATGCGCAATTGCAGAAGACGGCACAGAGGTTTGCCGATATGGCAGCGACCTATCAGCGGCAGTTGCAGGGCTGTAATTGA
- a CDS encoding universal stress protein, with the protein MQIKVLGWFLRQYASVEGGASPCTNTFSSRPKVRSFPTDALEKALAFAKEIGAKATVLTVVEPAHIFSTNIDQLESAREEYDRHSQQVADRVLANAGARARTHGLDCDTTQVTNHEPAKAIVDTAAQRGCDLIAMASHGREGFTAFMVGSVTMKMLAHSEIPGSGLPLM; encoded by the coding sequence ATGCAGATCAAGGTGTTAGGCTGGTTCCTCCGTCAATATGCGAGCGTTGAAGGAGGAGCCAGCCCATGCACAAACACATTCTCATCCCGACCGAAGGTTCGCAGCTTTCCAACCGATGCGCTTGAAAAGGCGCTTGCCTTTGCAAAGGAGATCGGCGCCAAGGCAACGGTCCTGACCGTCGTCGAACCGGCCCATATCTTTTCCACGAATATCGATCAGCTGGAATCGGCGCGCGAAGAATATGACCGGCACAGCCAGCAAGTGGCAGACCGGGTCCTGGCGAATGCGGGTGCCCGGGCCAGAACGCATGGCCTCGATTGCGATACGACCCAGGTGACCAACCACGAACCCGCGAAGGCCATCGTCGACACAGCCGCGCAGCGCGGCTGCGACCTGATCGCCATGGCATCGCACGGACGCGAAGGCTTCACCGCATTCATGGTCGGCAGCGTGACGATGAAGATGCTCGCCCATTCAGAGATTCCCGGTTCTGGTCTACCGCTGATGTGA
- a CDS encoding dihydrofolate reductase family protein encodes MRKLVVWNLMTLDGYFEGKKPWDIDFHNLVWGPELQKYSEQLGEEGDLLVFGRKTYEGMAAYWPTAEENDKIKQYMNNTAKIAVSRTMKEPGWNNARIVSDPVSELQKLKGQDGKTIFIFGSAELCDAMLKAGLVDEIRICLVPVVLGAGNPHFKTATAQRPLKLLEATPLKTGAVILRYEPASAA; translated from the coding sequence ATGAGAAAGCTTGTTGTCTGGAATCTGATGACGCTCGACGGCTACTTCGAAGGCAAAAAGCCCTGGGACATCGACTTCCACAATCTGGTCTGGGGGCCGGAACTGCAGAAATACTCCGAACAATTGGGCGAAGAAGGCGACCTGCTCGTCTTCGGCCGGAAGACCTACGAGGGCATGGCCGCCTATTGGCCGACGGCGGAAGAGAATGACAAGATCAAGCAATACATGAACAACACCGCAAAGATCGCCGTGTCGCGGACGATGAAAGAGCCGGGCTGGAACAATGCCCGCATCGTCAGCGATCCGGTTTCCGAGCTTCAAAAGCTCAAGGGGCAGGACGGCAAAACGATTTTCATCTTCGGCAGCGCCGAACTCTGCGACGCGATGCTGAAGGCCGGTCTTGTCGACGAGATCCGCATCTGCCTGGTGCCGGTGGTTCTCGGCGCGGGCAATCCGCACTTCAAGACGGCGACGGCGCAGCGACCGCTGAAGCTGCTGGAAGCGACACCGTTGAAGACCGGCGCGGTGATCTTGCGTTACGAACCGGCGAGCGCAGCGTGA
- a CDS encoding helix-turn-helix domain-containing protein — MDDRHRSGCPINLTLEILGDRWSLIVIRDIMFGNRRHFRELLQNSEEGIASNILADRLRRLVDKGLLTRKDDPTHKQKAIYSLTEMAIDLVPLFAHMGAWGRRHLPVSEELSIRAELLENGGLRLWEDFMDELRAKHLGKQLPPGTPSVLGRLTEAYLDVLAKKKKSA, encoded by the coding sequence ATGGACGACCGTCACCGCTCCGGCTGCCCGATCAATCTGACGCTGGAAATCCTCGGCGACCGATGGAGCCTGATCGTCATTCGCGACATCATGTTCGGCAATCGCCGTCACTTCCGCGAGCTGCTGCAGAATTCTGAGGAGGGCATCGCCTCGAACATCCTTGCCGACCGCCTGCGCCGCCTCGTGGACAAGGGCTTGCTGACCAGGAAGGACGATCCCACGCATAAGCAGAAAGCCATCTATAGTCTCACCGAAATGGCGATCGACCTCGTGCCGCTCTTTGCCCATATGGGCGCGTGGGGCCGCAGGCATCTGCCGGTGTCGGAAGAGCTCTCCATTCGCGCCGAGTTGTTGGAAAATGGCGGCCTGCGGCTTTGGGAAGATTTCATGGATGAATTGCGGGCCAAACACCTGGGCAAGCAACTGCCACCCGGAACGCCCTCGGTGCTAGGCCGTCTGACCGAAGCCTATCTCGACGTCCTTGCGAAAAAGAAAAAGTCCGCCTGA
- a CDS encoding TIGR02186 family protein has translation MRLCLCLFGLFCLLPGIAAAQMLLPGQNSEEEREGLEIGTSSSEIAITSDFRGADLTIFGALTNTDNLLLAVGQYDVVVVLEGPREDATVRKKERVFGIWINTDSMTFEGVPHSYSMSSSRSIDDVVTPLDLTDQGIGIDHIPLTPVGFVGDGSSLGEFRTAFRRLQQTGGLYERDPTGVRFVSSNLFKASLRLPANIPNGVHTVRAYLFKSGVFVTQKSVPLRVIKTGIEQMLTDAAHEQPIPYGMFAVFLAIVTGWGASIVFRKD, from the coding sequence CTGCGCCTTTGCCTTTGCCTTTTCGGTCTCTTCTGCCTGCTGCCGGGGATTGCCGCAGCGCAGATGCTGCTGCCGGGACAGAATTCCGAAGAGGAGCGCGAGGGCCTGGAGATCGGCACGTCCAGCAGCGAAATCGCCATCACGTCCGATTTCCGCGGCGCGGACCTGACGATCTTCGGGGCGTTGACCAATACCGACAACCTTTTGCTTGCCGTCGGCCAATACGACGTCGTCGTCGTTCTGGAGGGGCCGCGCGAAGATGCGACGGTGCGCAAGAAGGAACGCGTCTTCGGCATCTGGATCAATACCGACTCGATGACCTTCGAGGGCGTGCCGCATTCCTATTCCATGTCGAGCTCGCGCTCGATCGACGACGTCGTGACACCGCTCGACCTTACCGATCAGGGGATCGGCATCGACCATATTCCACTGACGCCCGTCGGCTTCGTCGGAGACGGCAGCAGCCTCGGCGAGTTCCGCACCGCCTTCCGGCGGCTGCAGCAGACCGGCGGGCTCTACGAGCGCGACCCCACCGGCGTGCGCTTCGTCAGTTCCAATCTTTTCAAGGCAAGCCTTCGCCTGCCGGCCAACATTCCGAACGGCGTGCATACGGTGCGTGCCTATCTCTTCAAGAGCGGTGTGTTCGTGACGCAAAAGTCGGTGCCGCTGCGCGTCATCAAGACCGGTATCGAGCAGATGCTCACCGATGCGGCTCATGAACAGCCGATTCCCTACGGCATGTTTGCCGTGTTCCTGGCGATCGTGACCGGCTGGGGCGCAAGCATCGTCTTCCGCAAGGATTGA
- a CDS encoding sulfite exporter TauE/SafE family protein, which yields MTIYLPIAELSVNIFIILGMGAAVGFLSGMFGVGGGFLITPLLIFYNIPPVVAVATGANQVVASSISGAITHFRRGTLDVKLGTVLLVGGLAGATIGIWIFSLLRRVGQLDLIISLMYVIFLGTVGGLMLLESINAMRRAAKNVPPTPRRPGHHHWVHRLPLKVRFKKSKIFLSVIPIVALGFGIGILTSIMGVGGGFIMVPAMIYLLRIPTNVVVGTSLFQIIFVTAYTTVVQAATNFSVDIVLAFILMVAGVVGAQYGVRVGQKLRGEQLRALLGLLVLAVGIRLAVALVVTPADIYSVVMGAY from the coding sequence GTGACAATCTATCTGCCCATCGCAGAATTGTCGGTGAACATCTTCATCATCCTCGGCATGGGTGCGGCCGTCGGCTTCCTGTCCGGCATGTTCGGCGTCGGCGGCGGCTTTCTGATCACGCCGCTTCTCATTTTCTATAACATTCCGCCCGTGGTTGCCGTCGCGACCGGCGCCAACCAGGTGGTCGCTTCCTCGATCTCCGGCGCGATCACGCATTTCAGGCGCGGGACGCTGGACGTGAAGCTCGGGACCGTATTGCTTGTCGGCGGTCTTGCGGGCGCGACGATCGGCATCTGGATCTTCTCCCTGTTGAGACGGGTCGGTCAGCTCGATCTCATCATCTCGCTGATGTACGTCATCTTCCTCGGCACCGTCGGCGGGCTGATGCTGCTTGAGAGCATCAACGCCATGCGGCGGGCGGCCAAGAACGTGCCGCCGACACCGCGCAGGCCCGGACATCACCACTGGGTCCACCGCTTGCCGCTGAAGGTGCGGTTCAAGAAATCGAAGATTTTCCTCAGCGTCATCCCGATCGTCGCGCTCGGCTTTGGGATCGGCATCCTGACCTCCATCATGGGCGTCGGCGGCGGCTTCATCATGGTGCCGGCGATGATCTACCTGCTGCGCATCCCGACCAATGTCGTCGTCGGCACATCACTGTTCCAGATCATCTTCGTGACCGCCTACACAACCGTGGTGCAGGCTGCGACGAACTTCTCCGTCGATATCGTACTTGCCTTCATCCTGATGGTGGCCGGCGTCGTCGGCGCGCAATACGGCGTGCGCGTCGGCCAGAAACTGCGCGGCGAACAATTGCGGGCGCTGCTCGGGCTGCTCGTTCTCGCCGTCGGCATCCGCCTGGCGGTGGCGCTGGTCGTGACGCCCGCGGACATCTATTCCGTCGTGATGGGGGCGTACTGA